A genomic segment from Glycine soja cultivar W05 chromosome 18, ASM419377v2, whole genome shotgun sequence encodes:
- the LOC114396839 gene encoding transcription factor MYB80: protein MGRIPCCEKDNVKRGQWTPEEDNKLSSYIAQHGTRNWRLIPKNAGLQRCGKSCRLRWTNYLRPDLKHGQFSDSEEQTIVKLHSVFGNRWSLIAAQLPGRTDNDVKNHWNTKLKKKLSGMGIDPVTHKPFSHLMAEIATTLAPPQAAHLAEAALGCFKDEVLHLLTKKPINFHQGQHSTAALENNFTDYINCKPDEKDTAIEKIKFDLSKAIQHEPEMMPANKPWDSNATTSANFVMPYGVFPTMPGFQLSPATFGKGDDASPWSQSVCTGSTCTVMDQQSQLHEKLEDEIGDDSEATKEIRNLSNIFNSDCVVWDLPTDDLINPMV, encoded by the exons atgGGACGTATTCCATGTTGTGAGAAGGACAACGTGAAAAGAGGACAGTGGACACCTGAGGAAGATAACAAGCTCTCCTCCTACATTGCTCAACACGGCACTCGCAACTGGCGTCTCATTCCCAAGAATGCTG GCCTCCAGAGATGTGGAAAGAGCTGCAGATTAAGGTGGACTAATTACCTTCGTCCTGATCTCAAACATGGCCAATTCTCGGATTCGGAAGAGCAAACCATTGTGAAGCTTCACTCAGTTTTTGGTAACAG ATGGTCACTGATAGCAGCCCAGCTGCCAGGACGCACTGACAATGATGTCAAAAACCACTGGAACACCAAGCTGAAGAAGAAACTGTCAGGCATGGGTATAGACCCTGTCACCCACAAGCCATTTTCCCATCTAATGGCTGAAATTGCTACAACATTGGCACCCCCACAAGCAGCTCACCTTGCTGAAGCGGCCCTTGGCTGTTTCAAAGATGAGGTGCTCCACCTTCTTACCAAGAAGCCAATTAACTTCCACCAGGGGCAACATTCCACTGCAGCATTGGAAAATAACTTCACAGATTACATTAATTGTAAGCCAGATGAAAAGGACACAGCTATTGAGAAGATTAAGTTTGACCTATCAAAGGCCATACAACATGAACCAGAAATGATGCCCGCAAACAAACCTTGGGACTCCAATGCAACTACATCTGCAAATTTTGTGATGCCATACGGTGTTTTTCCTACAATGCCTGGGTTTCAATTGTCTCCGGCAACTTTTGGCAAAGGGGATGATGCATCTCCATGGAGCCAAAGTGTATGTACTGGAAGCACATGCACTGTCATGGATCAGCAAAGCCAGTTACATGAAAAACTTGAAGACGAAATCGGTGATGATTCTGAGGCTACGAAGGAGATTAGAAATTTATCCAATATATTCAACTCAGATTGTGTTGTGTGGGATCTACCAACGGATGATTTGATTAACCCCATGGTCTAA
- the LOC114395076 gene encoding probable amino acid permease 7: MDVKTSLPIVTSAAGAYDDDGHAKRTGNLWSAVAHIITAVIGSGVLSLAWSTSQLGWIGGPVALLCFAIITYVSSSLLSDCYRTPDPVTGKRNYSYMAAVRVNLGKRKTWLAGFLQFLTLYGTSCAYVLTTANSLRAILKANCYHKEGHQAPCGYGDNLYMVMFGVVQIGMSFIPDLHNMVWVSVVAAIMSFTYSFIGLGLGIATVIENGRIMGSITGIPAANIANKLWLVFQALGDIAFAYPYALLLLEIQDTLESTPPENKTMKKASMVAIFMTTFFYLCCGCFGYAAFGNDTPGNLLTGFGFYEPYWLVAFANACIIIHLVGGYQMYSQPIYTAADRWCSRKFPNSVFANKFYRVQAPLFPGYELNLFRFCFRTAYVISTTGIAMLFPYFNQVLGVLGAINFWPLAIYFPVEMYLQQKNIGAWTRKWILLRTFSFACFLVTVMGLVGSIQGIISKKLG, translated from the exons atggatgtgaaaacctCTCTCCCAATTGTTACAAGTGCTGCTGGTGCTTATGATGATGATGGGCATGCTAAAAGGACTG GAAATTTATGGAGTGCTGTGGCTCACATCATTACTGCTGTTATTGGTTCTGGTGTTCTGTCTCTTGCATGGAGTACTTCCCAGTTGGGATGGATTGGAGGGCCAGTTGCATTGCTTTGTTTTGCAATTATCACCTATGTTTCTTCATCCCTCCTTTCTGATTGTTATAGAACTCCTGATCCTGTCACTGGGAAAAGAAATTACTCATACATGGCTGCTGTTAGAGTCAACCTGG GCAAAAGAAAGACATGGTTGGCTGGTTTCCTTCAATTTTTGACCTTGTATGGGACTAGTTGTGCTTATGTACTCACCACAGCAAATAGTTTGAG ggcaattttgaaagcaaaTTGTTATCACAAGGAAGGCCATCAAGCTCCTTGTGGTTATGGGGATAATTTGTATATGGTGATGTTTGGAGTTGTTCAAATTGGGATGTCATTCATACCAGATCTCCATAACATGGTATGGGTTTCAGTTGTTGCGGCAATTATGTCCTTTACATACTCCTTCATTGGACTAGGACTTGGCATAGCAACAGTTATAG AAAATGGAAGAATTATGGGGAGCATAACAGGTATACCGGCTGCTAACATTGCTAACAAATTATGGTTAGTCTTCCAAGCACTTGGTGACATTGCCTTTGCCTATCCATATGCCTTGCTCCTTCTTGAGATACAG GACACTTTAGAGTCTACTCCACCAGAAAACAAAACCATGAAAAAGGCCTCCATGGTTGCAATCTTCATGACAACATTCTTCTACTTATGCTGTGGATGCTTTGGATATGCAGCTTTTGGAAATGATACACCAGGGAACCTCTTGACAGGGTTTGGGTTTTACGAGCCTTATTGGCTTGTTGCCTTTGCAAATGCTTGCATTATTATACATTTGGTGGGAGGATATCAG ATGTATAGTCAACCAATATATACTGCTGCTGATAGATGGTGCTCAAGAAAATTCCCCAACAGTGTCTTTGCAAATAAGTTCTATAGAGTGCAAGCGCCTCTATTCCCCGGTTATGAGCTAAATCTATTCAGGTTCTGTTTTAGAACAGCCTATGTGATTTCAACCACTGGAATTGCAATGTTATTTCCTTACTTCAACCAAGTTCTGGGAGTGTTAGGAGCCATAAACTTCTGGCCATTGGCTATATATTTCCCGGTAGAGATGTACTTGCAACAAAAGAATATTGGAGCTTGGACAAGGAAATGGATTCTTCTTAGGACATTTAGCTTTGCTTGCTTTCTTGTGACAGTCATGGGCCTGGTGGGGTCAATTCAAGGAATCATAAGTAAAAAACTTGGCTGA
- the LOC114395867 gene encoding probable amino acid permease 7 isoform X1 has translation MREEGSGYDSTPFLDTQYAECHVERTGTVWTAVAHIVTGVIGSGVLSLAWSIAQLGWIGGPLTIVFFAAITLLSSFLLSNTYRSPDPELGPHRSSSYLDAVNLHKGEGNSRFCAVFVNVSLYGFGIAYVITAAISMRAIQKSNCSQDNGNEVTCGFGDGYFMLIFGAMQVLLSQIPNFHNIQWLSILAAIMSFAYAFIGMGLSVGQVTENGHAEGSIEGIPTSSGIEKLWLVAQALGDIAFSYPFSVILIEIQDTLKSPPPENVTMKRASTISVIVTTFFYLCCGCFGYAAFGNDTPGNLLTGFALYKKHWLVDFANACIVIHLVGAYQVYSQPLFANVENWLRFKFPDSEFVNRTYSLKLPLLPAFRLNFLRLTFRTAYVASTTGIAMIFPYFNQILGVLAGIIYYPLSIYFPVEMYLSLGNIEAWTAKWVMLRTFSIVGFLVGLFTLVGSIEGIVSAKLS, from the exons ATGAGAGAAGAAGGTTCAGGATATGACAGCACCCCTTTTTTGGATACCCAATATGCAGAATGTCACGTCGAAAGAACTG GTACAGTGTGGACTGCAGTGGCACACATAGTGACAGGAGTGATAGGGTCAGGAGTGTTGTCTTTGGCATGGAGCATTGCACAGCTTGGATGGATTGGAGGGCCACTCACTATTGTTTTCTTTGCTGCCATCACTCTCCTctcttctttccttcttagcaaCACATATCGTTCTCCAGACCCTGAACTTGGCCCTCATAGGAGCTCCTCATACCTTGATGCTGTTAATTTGCATAAGG GGGAAGGGAATAGTCGCTTCTGTGCTGTTTTTGTGAACGTAAGCTTATATGGTTTTGGAATTGCTTATGTCATTACTGCTGCTATCAGCATGAG AGCAATCCAAAAATCAAACTGTTCCCAAGACAATGGGAATGAAGTAACATGTGGATTTGGGGATGGATATTTCATGCTTATTTTTGGGGCTATGCAAGTTCTTCTCTCACAGATACCCAACTTCCATAATATTCAATGGTTGTCAATTCTTGCAGCAATTATGTCCTTTgcttatgctttcataggaatGGGGCTTTCTGTCGGGCAAGTCACAG AAAATGGACATGCTGAGGGTAGTATTGAAGGAATCCCTACTTCCAGTGgaattgaaaagttatggctgGTTGCTCAAGCACTTGGTGACATAGCATTCTCCTATCCATTCTCAGTAATTCTTATTGAAATACAG GATACTTTGAAGTCGCCTCCACCAGAAAATGTAACCATGAAGAGGGCCTCAACAATATCAGTCATTGTCACAACATTTTTCTACCTCTGCTGTGGGTGTTTTGGATATGCAGCCTTTGGTAATGATACACCAGGAAACCTTTTAACAGGGTTTGCACTCTATAAAAAACATTGGCTTGTAGACTTTGCCAATGCTTGTATAGTAATTCACCTAGTTGGTGCATATCAG GTGTATAGCCAGCCACTTTTTGCCAATGTTGAGAATTGGCTTCGTTTCAAGTTCCCGGACAGTGAATTTGTGAATCGCACATACTCCTTGAAACTCCCTTTGCTGCCAGCTTTCCGGCTAAATTTTCTTAGGCTGACTTTCAGAACTGCATATGTTGCATCAACAACTGGGATTGCAATGATCTTTCCCTACTTCAATCAGATTTTGGGAGTTTTGGCTGGCATAATCTACTATCCATTATCTATATATTTTCCAGTGGAAATGTACTTGAGTCTGGGCAATATTGAAGCATGGACAGCTAAGTGGGTCATGCTTAGGACTTTTAGCATTGTTGGTTTTCTGGTGGGATTGTTCACTCTCGTTGGATCCATTGAAGGGATAGTATCTGCAAAACTAAGCTGA
- the LOC114395867 gene encoding probable amino acid permease 7 isoform X2, whose product MVILIVVRSYGEGNSRFCAVFVNVSLYGFGIAYVITAAISMRAIQKSNCSQDNGNEVTCGFGDGYFMLIFGAMQVLLSQIPNFHNIQWLSILAAIMSFAYAFIGMGLSVGQVTENGHAEGSIEGIPTSSGIEKLWLVAQALGDIAFSYPFSVILIEIQDTLKSPPPENVTMKRASTISVIVTTFFYLCCGCFGYAAFGNDTPGNLLTGFALYKKHWLVDFANACIVIHLVGAYQVYSQPLFANVENWLRFKFPDSEFVNRTYSLKLPLLPAFRLNFLRLTFRTAYVASTTGIAMIFPYFNQILGVLAGIIYYPLSIYFPVEMYLSLGNIEAWTAKWVMLRTFSIVGFLVGLFTLVGSIEGIVSAKLS is encoded by the exons ATGGTGATATTGATAGTTGTGCGGAGCTATG GGGAAGGGAATAGTCGCTTCTGTGCTGTTTTTGTGAACGTAAGCTTATATGGTTTTGGAATTGCTTATGTCATTACTGCTGCTATCAGCATGAG AGCAATCCAAAAATCAAACTGTTCCCAAGACAATGGGAATGAAGTAACATGTGGATTTGGGGATGGATATTTCATGCTTATTTTTGGGGCTATGCAAGTTCTTCTCTCACAGATACCCAACTTCCATAATATTCAATGGTTGTCAATTCTTGCAGCAATTATGTCCTTTgcttatgctttcataggaatGGGGCTTTCTGTCGGGCAAGTCACAG AAAATGGACATGCTGAGGGTAGTATTGAAGGAATCCCTACTTCCAGTGgaattgaaaagttatggctgGTTGCTCAAGCACTTGGTGACATAGCATTCTCCTATCCATTCTCAGTAATTCTTATTGAAATACAG GATACTTTGAAGTCGCCTCCACCAGAAAATGTAACCATGAAGAGGGCCTCAACAATATCAGTCATTGTCACAACATTTTTCTACCTCTGCTGTGGGTGTTTTGGATATGCAGCCTTTGGTAATGATACACCAGGAAACCTTTTAACAGGGTTTGCACTCTATAAAAAACATTGGCTTGTAGACTTTGCCAATGCTTGTATAGTAATTCACCTAGTTGGTGCATATCAG GTGTATAGCCAGCCACTTTTTGCCAATGTTGAGAATTGGCTTCGTTTCAAGTTCCCGGACAGTGAATTTGTGAATCGCACATACTCCTTGAAACTCCCTTTGCTGCCAGCTTTCCGGCTAAATTTTCTTAGGCTGACTTTCAGAACTGCATATGTTGCATCAACAACTGGGATTGCAATGATCTTTCCCTACTTCAATCAGATTTTGGGAGTTTTGGCTGGCATAATCTACTATCCATTATCTATATATTTTCCAGTGGAAATGTACTTGAGTCTGGGCAATATTGAAGCATGGACAGCTAAGTGGGTCATGCTTAGGACTTTTAGCATTGTTGGTTTTCTGGTGGGATTGTTCACTCTCGTTGGATCCATTGAAGGGATAGTATCTGCAAAACTAAGCTGA